The following DNA comes from Alienimonas californiensis.
CGCCCTGGCGATGACCTTCGACCCGCACAGCTCTTTCATGAGCGAAAAGACGCTGGAGGACTTCCAAATTTCGATGAACCTCTCGCTGGAGGGCATTGGGGCCGCGCTGCAGAACGAGGACGGCTACGTCACCGTCAAGCAGATCATCCAGGGCGGCGCCGCCGAGGAGGACGGGCGGCTCAAGCTGGAAGACAAAATCATCGGCGTCGCCCAGGGAGGCGAAGCGGAATTTACCGACGTCGTCGAGATGCGGATCGGCAACGTCGTCCGCCTGATCCGCGGCGAATCCGGCACGGTCGTGCGGCTCCAGGTGATGCCCGCCGCCGGCGGCGAGGTTAAAGTCATCGAGCTGAAGCGCCGCAAGATTGAACTGAAGGACTCCGCCGTCCGCGGCGAGATCTACAACCTGCAGGAGCGCCTCGGGCTGGACCAGCCGCTGAAGGTCGGCGTGATCAACATTCCCAGCTTCTACCGGGACTTCGCCGGGGCCAACGCCGGCGTCGAAGGGTTCTCCAGCACCAGTCGCGACGTCCTCAAGGCGTTGCAGGCGTTCCGCAGCGCCGGCGGGGTGGACGCGGTCGTCGTCGACCTGCGGTACGACGGCGGCGGCGCCCTGACCGAAGCGATCGAGGTCACCGGCCTGTTCATCGACGAGGGCCCGGTCGTCCAGGTGAAGGACCCGGCCGGCAAGATCGAGGTTCACAGCGACGAACGCCCGGACGTCGCCTACGGCGGCCCGCTGGTCGTGCTGACCAACCGCCTGAGCGCCAGCGCCAGCGAGATCTTCGCCGGCGCCATCAAGGACTACGGCCGCGGGATCATCGTCGGCGACGAAACGACCCACGGCAAAGGCACCGTCCAGAACGTGATGCCCGTCCCGCCCAAGCAGTTGTTCAACCTGATCGGCAACGCCTCGCAGGGTGCCCTGAAGCTGACCATTCAGCAGTTCTATCGGGTGAACGGCGACAGCACGCAGAACCTCGGCGTCCGCAGCGACGTCGTGCTGCCGGACCTGTTGGACCACATGGAGTTGGGCGAGCAGTTCCTCGACAACGCCCTGGAGTTCGACCGCATCGCCGCCGCGGACTTCCGCCCGGTCGCGATGGCCAGCCCGGCGATCGCCGCCAAGTTGCAGGAGGCCAGCAAGGAGCGGGTCGCCGCCGACCCCGAGTTCGCCAAGACCCTCGAGCGGATCGCCCGCTACGAGCGGGACAAGAACCGCAAGACGGTCTCCCTGAACGAGGACGTCCGCCGGCAGGAGCGGGCCGAGTTGAAGGCCCTGTCCGACGATGAGGACGGCGACGAGGAGGAGGACCTCCAGCCCACCCCCGGCGAAGGCCCCGTGCTGCCGGAGAGCGCCTACAACGACGAGGTCCTGCGGATTACCGCCGACTATGTGCGGATGTTCCGCAGCAACTCCACCGCCCAGCGGGCGAACCCGAACGAGCCGGCGATCGCCGTGCCCGGTTCCTGAGGTCCGCGACGTAACAGCAGTTTGCATCCACAGCGTCCCGGACCCTCGGAGGGTCCGGGACGCTGTCGTTTTGGCCCCCGCCGCGATCGCGGGGGCGGTTCTTTTCCGCGACCCGGTTAGACTGTCCGCATGTCCGTCGCCGCCCCGGAAGCCCCCGCCGTCGGCACCCGTCCCGCCTCAGCCGCCGCGGGCGCCGACCGGACCGGCGACGGCTCCGCCGCGATCGAGGCCCGTGGCCTCACCAAGACCTACCGCGTCTATCGCAAACGGGAGGGCCTGCTCGCCGGCATCGGCGGGCTGTTCCGGCGGGAATACAACGAGGTCCACGCGGTCCGGGACGTGTCGTTCCGCGTCGAGCGGGGCGAGATGCTGGCGTTCCTCGGCCCCAACGGCGCCGGAAAAACCACGACCCTCAAGCTCCTCGCCGGTCTGATCCACCCCAGCGACGGCGAGGCCTCGGTGCTCGGCTACACCCCGTGGGAGCGGGCGAACGCCTACCGCCGCCGGTTCAGCCTCGTGATGGGGCAGAAGAACCAGCTCTGGTGGGACCTGCCGGCTCAGGAGTCGTTCAACCTGCACCGCGAAATTTACGGCGTCCCGCCGGCCGAGTTCGCGCAGCGCCTGGACGAACTCGTGGACTTACTCAAAGTCCGCAAGTTGATCGGCCAGCCGGTGCGGGAACTCTCGTTGGGCGAGCGGATGCGGATGGAATTGATCGCCGCCCTGCTCCACGCCCCGGAGGTGCTGTTTCTCGACGAGCCGACGATCGGGCTGGACGTCGTCAGCCAGCGGACGGTGCAGTCGTTCCTCAAAACCTATCAGGCGGAGCGCGGCACCACGGTGGTG
Coding sequences within:
- a CDS encoding carboxy terminal-processing peptidase, translated to MIEPRPAPSSHVPSPKGAAPTGNPTTGGRAWRAVLIAASLTVTAGLAVPLFAQNEVGETTRADATTARMAAELLDRYHVSGKTIDNEASKRLFTRFFESLDPAKLYFEQSDLEAFRRYETQLDDAVRRGDLTFVNAVYDRYGERLEQRVAFAQRLIDSEFDFTQDESIVSDPDDITWAASPEEMNERWRKRIKYDVLQLRLEDEELKAIRERLHKRYSNLLSIQRQVEPADKLETFITALAMTFDPHSSFMSEKTLEDFQISMNLSLEGIGAALQNEDGYVTVKQIIQGGAAEEDGRLKLEDKIIGVAQGGEAEFTDVVEMRIGNVVRLIRGESGTVVRLQVMPAAGGEVKVIELKRRKIELKDSAVRGEIYNLQERLGLDQPLKVGVINIPSFYRDFAGANAGVEGFSSTSRDVLKALQAFRSAGGVDAVVVDLRYDGGGALTEAIEVTGLFIDEGPVVQVKDPAGKIEVHSDERPDVAYGGPLVVLTNRLSASASEIFAGAIKDYGRGIIVGDETTHGKGTVQNVMPVPPKQLFNLIGNASQGALKLTIQQFYRVNGDSTQNLGVRSDVVLPDLLDHMELGEQFLDNALEFDRIAAADFRPVAMASPAIAAKLQEASKERVAADPEFAKTLERIARYERDKNRKTVSLNEDVRRQERAELKALSDDEDGDEEEDLQPTPGEGPVLPESAYNDEVLRITADYVRMFRSNSTAQRANPNEPAIAVPGS
- a CDS encoding ABC transporter ATP-binding protein; the protein is MSVAAPEAPAVGTRPASAAAGADRTGDGSAAIEARGLTKTYRVYRKREGLLAGIGGLFRREYNEVHAVRDVSFRVERGEMLAFLGPNGAGKTTTLKLLAGLIHPSDGEASVLGYTPWERANAYRRRFSLVMGQKNQLWWDLPAQESFNLHREIYGVPPAEFAQRLDELVDLLKVRKLIGQPVRELSLGERMRMELIAALLHAPEVLFLDEPTIGLDVVSQRTVQSFLKTYQAERGTTVVLTSHYMKDVEALCDRAVIIDDGTIRHDGPLSEIVERFSTHKIIELSFAGEVPSDLARYGTPLKAIAPRARIEVARAEIPRVLADLLDRHRIEDVSVNDRPLEEVIADLFGEQADADAAAAGAAA